The Pseudanabaena sp. PCC 6802 genomic interval TCCTGCCATAGCTGTATTAGCCAATCAGGGAAACTATGTTTAATCCCCAACCCTTTATCTTCGAGATATGACCATAGGGTATCGTTTTGTTTGGCTGTGGAGATCGCTCGCAATACTGCATTCACCAAGCCAGCCAGCCCCGCGAGCTTGTTATGCTTGGCCAAGTCTACGCTGGTATTAACGGCGGCAGAAGGTGGAATCAGATCGAGAAAACAAATCTGATAGATGCCCAGTTGCAAAATTAACCGCAAATCTGGAGGCTGTTTGTGGGCGGGCTGACGGGCAAAGCGATCGATCAGGGCATCGAGCGTGCGTTGACGGCGGGTAACCCCGTAGACTAACTCGGTGGTGAGGTGGCGATCTCGTGGTGTCAGGTCTTGAGATTGACTGTGGGACTGGGATGGATTGTGCGATCGGCTCAAAACGCGATCGAGGGCAACGTCAGCATAAGCCCCCCGCTGGCTAATCGAACGGAGGGCTTCAAAAGCTAATTGTCTAGGACGAGACGACATTAGCGGTTTTCACGTAACAGCAAGAGCTGGACTAATTGCAAGACCGCATACAATGCCGTAGCGACATAGGTAAAAGCGGCGGCGTTAAGCACTGCACGGGCTGCCTGATTTTCTTTACCCTGGAGGATGCCATACTCATCGATCAGTTTCAAGGCGCGGCTAGAGGCATCGAACTCTACTGGTAGCGTGACTACATGGAACAGAATCACCGCCGTGAACAGGGCAATACCGATGTTGATAAAAATTCCACCCGCTGCACCGAGGAAGAAACCAACCAATACCAGCATTGGCCCGAGATTAGAGCCGATATTAGCAGCAGGCACGAGGGCGGCACGCAAGTTCATAGGTTTGTAGCCCTGGACATCTTGCAGGACGTGCCCGCATTCGTGGGCTGCCACGGCGGCGGCGGCAAGGGAGTCGGATGCGAAAATACCTTCAGACAGGCGAACAGCTTTAGCACCTGGATCGTAGTGATCGGTGAGTTCGCCCTGTACTGGTTCCACGGTGACATTGTGAACGCCCATGCGTCGCAGGATTGTTTTTGCCACTTCGGCACCAGTCATGCCCATACTGGAACGGACATCGGCATATTTACGATAGGTACCCTGAACCCGGCTTTGTGCCCAAAACATGAGCAGCATACCTGGAATCAAAATCAGATAGGACGGGTGAAATATCATATGTTCCCTCTTGCAACCTGTAATCTTAAAGAGTCGCTAAAAGCTCTGTTATTCAACGATTTGGCAGACGCGATCGCATTGACTTTAACAAAGACATTTTAACATCGACAACTCTTACGGTTGGGGGTAGCGATCGCCGTATTGAGGTGTGGTTAACCAACCAAAGCGCCGATCGAATGGCCAAAATCTGAGGCAGGCACGACCGATGATATTTTGCTTGGGCAGAAATCCCCAAACATGGGAGTCATTGCTAAAGTTACGGTTATCTCCCATGACCCAATATGCATTAGGCGGGACGGTCAAAGCTTGAATGTCGTACTTCGGGACAGCGGCGATATATGCTTCTGTTAGCGGACGATCGTTAACAAATACTTTCCCAGATTCTATCCTGATGCGATCGCCAGGTAACCCAATTATGCGTTTGATAAAGGGCTGGCTAGTATCGTCAATTGCTGGCGATTGGGGAGGGTAGAAAACGACAATCTCTCCCCTTTGAGGTTGGTTAAATAGGTAGGAGACTTTATCGACAATGATGCGATCGTTAACGAGCAGGCTCGGTATCATCGAGCCGGAGGGGATGTAGCGCGGCTCGGCAACGAAAATTCGTAAAATGAAGGCGATCGCCAGGGCAATGACAATGACCTGAATATTGTCCCGCTGACTATGCCACCAAGAAGTTGGTTTTTCAGCTTTGTCTTTTTCTAGTTTTTGTTCTGCAGTCATGTGGGGAAGAAAAGTGAATGCTTTAATACTGTGGTGTTATTAGTTCACCGGTGCGCCGATCGAAGGGCCAGTAACGCAAGTAGGCACGTCCAACAATATTTTCCTGCGGCAAAAAGCCCCAGACATGAGAGTCCTGGCTGTTGTTCCGATTATCTCCCATTACCCAATACTTACCAGGGGGCACTGTGAAGCTAGGAAGGTTGCCATCCTGGATGATGGTGCTGGGTTGAAAGCAGTTAGGGCATTGAACGGGTTCTTGGGCGGGCAAATCGTATTGAGGTGGTTGAGCAATGTACGGCTCGTTTAGGGCTTGACTATTCACGTAAACCTTACCGTTTTGAATGGAAATGCGATCGCCCGGCAAACCTATTACTCTTTTGATATAAACCTTTGAGGTATCTTCTACAGCGGGATTGGGCGGTGGATTAAACACAACGATTTCACCCCTCGCAGGTTTGCGGAAGTAGTAGGATAACTTTTCAATGATCAGGCGATCGTCAATCTGTAACGTTGGCTCCATCGAACTGGAAGGAATGTAGCGCGGCTCCGCTACCAGCCATCGCACACCCACAGCCAGTAAGACTGCTACACCTACGGTCGGGAGATTGTCTACAATCAGCTCTTTAAGCCGATCGCCCGTTGATTTGGGTACGCTGTTCTCGTCTGAGAGCCGATCGGAGGGTTGCTTAGAGGACATAAATTAATTTAGGCATTGCATGACATTTTAACTTTCGCGATCTCTAACATTATCAACGGTTATCTCTAACCCTGTTGCTTATCTCGATACCGCTCCCGGTACTGATATCGATTTCTCGCCTTCTAGCTCGAAGGCTTGGTGAACCACTTTCAAGGCAGTCTCGGCGACATTCTGGGCAATTACACAACTAACCTTAATTTCAGAGGTGGCAATCATTTCGATGTTGATGTTTGACTGGGCAAGTGCGTCGAACATCGTAGCTGCTACCCCCGTTGCTTTCATCATACCCGAGCCCACAATACTGACTTTGGCAATTTCGCGATCGGCGATCGCCTCGCCACACCCCAACTCTGACGCAGCTTGTTTGAGATAGGTTTCAGCGATTGCCGCATCACCAATAGGCACGGTAAAGGCTATTTCATTCACGTCCTGACTGGACTGGGACTGGATGATCGTGTCAACGCAAATACGGCGATCGGCCAGGTACTGTAATAGTTTAGCCGCTATGCCAGGTCGATCTGGCACCTGCCGTACTGCCAGACGGGCGCGGTTAATATCCAGGGCTACACCGCGTACAGGTGGTAAATCTGTGGGCTGGCTAGCTCGATCGCCGTGGCGATCGCTGACATCGGGCACGTTAAAAGATGACATCAAAGCCGCAATAGCGCGATCGCTACCAGCTTCATCAATTACACAACTAACTTTAATTTCCGATGTTGAAATCATTTGGATGTTTATACCAGCTTCAGCCAAAGCCGTAAACATCTGTACTGCAATTCCCGGTCTGCCGACAATTCCGACACCCACAATACTGACTTTGGCCACCCGATCGTCCACCACAATTGCCTTTGCACCCAGATCCAGGCTGCGAGTAACTGCTTCCGCCCGCTCTAGTTCCTGTTTTGGTACGGTGAAAGCAATATCGTTCACGTCTTTTGGCTCTTGTACGGCCTGGACGATCAAATCGACGTTGATACCTTGTGCCGCCAAAGCTTGAAATATCTGGGCGGCAATGCCGGGACGATCTGGCACCTGGAGCAGCGCTATTTTGGCTTGATCGCGATCGAGCAATACACCATCGACAAACCGATTTACCTCCAGTGCCATGCGATCGCCATTGCCCAAAGCTGATGAAGTCACGATCGTGCCCGGATCGTCCAGCCAACTAGAGCGGACAGCCATCTTGACCCCAAAATTACGGGCAATTTCCACCGATCGCGGATGCAACACCTTGGCACCCATACTCGCCAGCTCCAGCATTTCATCGCTGGTAATCTCCGCTAGCATCCGAGCCTTGGGCACGATACGCGGGTCTGTGGTCAGAATGCCCGGTACATCGGTATAGATCTCGCACAGGTCGGCTTCGAGGGCGGCGGCGATCGCCACGGCTGAGGTATCCGAGCCGCCACGTCCTAGAGTGGTAATTTCGGAAGTAACCTTTTTGGCAGCCATATCCTTGGCGACACCCTGAAATCCAGCCACCACAACCACCTCGCCCAGATCGAGGTGCTGGCGGATTAGTTCGGTTTCTACAAATAAAATACGAGCGCGGGTGTGACTGTGCTCGGTTACAACTCTAACTTGACTGCCCGTGAAGGATATGGCTGGTTGCCCCATAGATTGCAACGCCATAGTCAGCAGGGAAATGGTCACCTGTTCGCCCGTGGCAAGCAACATATCTAGTTCGCGCGGGTTAGGCGTTAGTGCTGCTGGTTCGACTAGAGGCTGATGCGACCGATCCGGGTCGTTCCGATCCTGGCGATCGCGATCGTCGTCCTGCTCCGGTCGATCTAGCGGTTGCATTACGGCTTTGGCAAGATTAATCAAGCCATCTGTGGTCTTCCCCATCGCCGAGACCACTACCAAC includes:
- a CDS encoding zinc metallopeptidase, whose product is MIFHPSYLILIPGMLLMFWAQSRVQGTYRKYADVRSSMGMTGAEVAKTILRRMGVHNVTVEPVQGELTDHYDPGAKAVRLSEGIFASDSLAAAAVAAHECGHVLQDVQGYKPMNLRAALVPAANIGSNLGPMLVLVGFFLGAAGGIFINIGIALFTAVILFHVVTLPVEFDASSRALKLIDEYGILQGKENQAARAVLNAAAFTYVATALYAVLQLVQLLLLRENR
- the lepB gene encoding signal peptidase I, giving the protein MTAEQKLEKDKAEKPTSWWHSQRDNIQVIVIALAIAFILRIFVAEPRYIPSGSMIPSLLVNDRIIVDKVSYLFNQPQRGEIVVFYPPQSPAIDDTSQPFIKRIIGLPGDRIRIESGKVFVNDRPLTEAYIAAVPKYDIQALTVPPNAYWVMGDNRNFSNDSHVWGFLPKQNIIGRACLRFWPFDRRFGWLTTPQYGDRYPQP
- the lepB gene encoding signal peptidase I, which codes for MSSKQPSDRLSDENSVPKSTGDRLKELIVDNLPTVGVAVLLAVGVRWLVAEPRYIPSSSMEPTLQIDDRLIIEKLSYYFRKPARGEIVVFNPPPNPAVEDTSKVYIKRVIGLPGDRISIQNGKVYVNSQALNEPYIAQPPQYDLPAQEPVQCPNCFQPSTIIQDGNLPSFTVPPGKYWVMGDNRNNSQDSHVWGFLPQENIVGRAYLRYWPFDRRTGELITPQY
- a CDS encoding aspartate kinase, which produces MGLIVQKYGGSSVADAERIQAVASRVKRTVEAGHQVLVVVSAMGKTTDGLINLAKAVMQPLDRPEQDDDRDRQDRNDPDRSHQPLVEPAALTPNPRELDMLLATGEQVTISLLTMALQSMGQPAISFTGSQVRVVTEHSHTRARILFVETELIRQHLDLGEVVVVAGFQGVAKDMAAKKVTSEITTLGRGGSDTSAVAIAAALEADLCEIYTDVPGILTTDPRIVPKARMLAEITSDEMLELASMGAKVLHPRSVEIARNFGVKMAVRSSWLDDPGTIVTSSALGNGDRMALEVNRFVDGVLLDRDQAKIALLQVPDRPGIAAQIFQALAAQGINVDLIVQAVQEPKDVNDIAFTVPKQELERAEAVTRSLDLGAKAIVVDDRVAKVSIVGVGIVGRPGIAVQMFTALAEAGINIQMISTSEIKVSCVIDEAGSDRAIAALMSSFNVPDVSDRHGDRASQPTDLPPVRGVALDINRARLAVRQVPDRPGIAAKLLQYLADRRICVDTIIQSQSSQDVNEIAFTVPIGDAAIAETYLKQAASELGCGEAIADREIAKVSIVGSGMMKATGVAATMFDALAQSNINIEMIATSEIKVSCVIAQNVAETALKVVHQAFELEGEKSISVPGAVSR